One Vitis riparia cultivar Riparia Gloire de Montpellier isolate 1030 chromosome 4, EGFV_Vit.rip_1.0, whole genome shotgun sequence genomic window carries:
- the LOC117913067 gene encoding uncharacterized protein LOC117913067 isoform X2 codes for MSRCFPYPPPDFNGNCTRDVAVIESIKREEKKAQTERREEKKVKKERRKEKKREKKEKQKTRRNGEIEHQKKGHKKRRKDDMSQENQKGGNHQNSRKNETDHFEKSTLTEEHGHPIGSENICYSSDGSLNSNKRQKYSSPPNGKHNSGNIFRIRLPLQRHKDLEVLPSKGQPCSALGRTDVFVQEMCDLAPKPGRREGEPVCFASGITGQGLDHKLGRKNPCPSSAAHEIFGQKPEIAPASISSGSDSSLLELRFKDLLDYSVPPLMQSQFPASDNQDWLLETKQNHNLAPERCETNHDGGSYGNSAQWSRVCYLPEVDIYALPFTVPF; via the exons ATGTCTCGGTGTTTTCCGTACCCTCCACCGGATTTCAATGGGAACTGTACTCGCGATGTGGCTGTGATTGAATCGATTAAG agagaagagaagaaggCCCAAACAGAAAggagagaagagaaaaaggtcaagaaagaaaggagaaaagagaagaagcgggaaaagaaggaaaagcaaAAAACCAGGAGGAATGGAGAGATTGAACATCAAAAGAAAGGTCATAAGAAGAGGCGCAAGGATGATATGAGCCAAGAAAATCAGAAAGGAGGAAACCATCAAAACAGTAGGAAAAATGAGACGGATCATTTTGAGAAAAGTACCCTTACTGAGGAACATGGACATCCAATTGGTTCTGAGAATATTTGCTACTCCTCTGATGGGAGCCTGAATAGCAACAAGAGGCAAAAATACAGCTCACCTCCCAATGGCAAGCATAACTCTG GAAACATTTTTCGGATCCGTCTGCCTCTCCAAAGGCACAAAGATCTAGAAGTGCTACCCAGCAAAGGACAGCCTTGCTCTGCCCTGGGAAGGACTGATGTCTTTGTGCAAGAGATGTGCGATCTTGCTCCTAAACCTGGCAGAAGAGAGGGAGAACCTGTCTGTTTTGCTTCCGGGATTACTGGCCAAGGCCTCGACCACAAACTAGGCAGAAAAAATCCCTGCCCCTCTTCTGCGGCACATGAAATTTTTGGTCAGAAGCCTGAGATAGCGcctgcatcaatctcatctggCAGTGACTCTTCTCTGTTAGAGCTAAGGTTTAAGGATTTACTTGACTATTCGGTTCCACCTCTAATGCAGAGTCAGTTCCCTGCTTCTGATAATCAGGACTGGCTGCTTGAGACAAAGCAGAATCACAACCTTGCACCTGAAAGATGTGAAACTAACCATGATGGTGGGAGTTATGGAAACTCAGCTCAATGGTCACGAGTCTGCTACTTGCCTGAGGTGGATATATATGCATTACCATTCACAGTCCCTTTCTAA
- the LOC117913527 gene encoding heavy metal-associated isoprenylated plant protein 27, which yields MGALDYFSNLCECRSLHESKQLHKLRKLKQLQTVEIKVKMDCEGCERQVRKSVEGMKGVTQVVIEPKLNKLTVVGYVEPKKVLHRVKHRTGKRPVMWPYVPYDEIPHPYAPGVYDRKAPPGYVRNPSQDPQVSNLARASSTEVKYTTAFSDDNPNACIIM from the exons ATGGGGGCTTTGGACTACTTCTCTAATCTCTGTGAGTGTAGGAGCCTGCATGAAAGCAAGCAGCTCCATAAGCTCAGAAAACTCAAGCAACTCCAG ACGGTCGAGATAAAGGTGAAAATGGACTGTGAAGGGTGCGAGAGGCAGGTGAGGAAGTCTGTGGAAGGAATGAAAGGAGTGACCCAAGTCGTGATCGAGCCCAAGCTGAACAAACTCACGGTCGTCGGATACGTGGAACCCAAGAAAGTGCTCCACCGTGTCAAGCATCGAACGGGGAAGAGGCCAGTCATGTGGCCTTACGTGCCGTATGATGAGATTCCCCACCCCTACGCACCAGGGGTGTATGATAGGAAGGCCCCACCCGGGTACGTGCGAAACCCCTCCCAAGATCCCCAAGTTTCCAATCTCGCACGTGCCAGTTCCACTGAGGTGAAGTACACCACAGCCTTCAGTGATGACAACCCCAACGCATGCATAATCATGTGA
- the LOC117913067 gene encoding uncharacterized protein LOC117913067 isoform X1 — MSRCFPYPPPDFNGNCTRDVAVIESIKLQREEKKAQTERREEKKVKKERRKEKKREKKEKQKTRRNGEIEHQKKGHKKRRKDDMSQENQKGGNHQNSRKNETDHFEKSTLTEEHGHPIGSENICYSSDGSLNSNKRQKYSSPPNGKHNSGNIFRIRLPLQRHKDLEVLPSKGQPCSALGRTDVFVQEMCDLAPKPGRREGEPVCFASGITGQGLDHKLGRKNPCPSSAAHEIFGQKPEIAPASISSGSDSSLLELRFKDLLDYSVPPLMQSQFPASDNQDWLLETKQNHNLAPERCETNHDGGSYGNSAQWSRVCYLPEVDIYALPFTVPF; from the exons ATGTCTCGGTGTTTTCCGTACCCTCCACCGGATTTCAATGGGAACTGTACTCGCGATGTGGCTGTGATTGAATCGATTAAG CTCcagagagaagagaagaaggCCCAAACAGAAAggagagaagagaaaaaggtcaagaaagaaaggagaaaagagaagaagcgggaaaagaaggaaaagcaaAAAACCAGGAGGAATGGAGAGATTGAACATCAAAAGAAAGGTCATAAGAAGAGGCGCAAGGATGATATGAGCCAAGAAAATCAGAAAGGAGGAAACCATCAAAACAGTAGGAAAAATGAGACGGATCATTTTGAGAAAAGTACCCTTACTGAGGAACATGGACATCCAATTGGTTCTGAGAATATTTGCTACTCCTCTGATGGGAGCCTGAATAGCAACAAGAGGCAAAAATACAGCTCACCTCCCAATGGCAAGCATAACTCTG GAAACATTTTTCGGATCCGTCTGCCTCTCCAAAGGCACAAAGATCTAGAAGTGCTACCCAGCAAAGGACAGCCTTGCTCTGCCCTGGGAAGGACTGATGTCTTTGTGCAAGAGATGTGCGATCTTGCTCCTAAACCTGGCAGAAGAGAGGGAGAACCTGTCTGTTTTGCTTCCGGGATTACTGGCCAAGGCCTCGACCACAAACTAGGCAGAAAAAATCCCTGCCCCTCTTCTGCGGCACATGAAATTTTTGGTCAGAAGCCTGAGATAGCGcctgcatcaatctcatctggCAGTGACTCTTCTCTGTTAGAGCTAAGGTTTAAGGATTTACTTGACTATTCGGTTCCACCTCTAATGCAGAGTCAGTTCCCTGCTTCTGATAATCAGGACTGGCTGCTTGAGACAAAGCAGAATCACAACCTTGCACCTGAAAGATGTGAAACTAACCATGATGGTGGGAGTTATGGAAACTCAGCTCAATGGTCACGAGTCTGCTACTTGCCTGAGGTGGATATATATGCATTACCATTCACAGTCCCTTTCTAA
- the LOC117913142 gene encoding protein FREE1-like encodes MQQGDLTASYYQYYQSYLQHSDPNPTSNSSDLQASAPPFSSDYQSYSSPYSSYSQYSDNVSGHPPTAPTCPPNPNFQPSELSSQSSLSNHFQPYDQNQTSHVYDPPYPVHNSNMNSLFPGNSYSTSAGQASTLMPPNHGGGMKFDGRGGYFDESGSHAGFRSDGYGGGVYAYDGSKMEPYGGRGSGPEPSMKTAFDDYGRPISLLNANVEVGSGPVNKIVKATPKIEVQNDTKSGVQKFRVKLLAEAGGQSNMDVLCQIGLDGIRMLDPPSGRTLRIYPLEMLTKWEVLDSSIFAFWAKSSIDIEPRRIRLQSNNYTVNIILDTLTAASVQLNEMDTRNNSSDSFKVSEQYADRKRGFSDWINMMKSSNEEKDHWVPDEAVTECTACCIDFGPFVRKHHCRNCGDIFCDKCTQGRIALTAEEGAQPVRVCDQCMAEVTQRLSSTSEAAHRISGLQRHEDLAKKLQEEMDRKCKTSSGLKSDGSGMQMREVACPTCTVHLQVQVPTSGSETIECSVCQHPFLVTA; translated from the exons ATGCAACAAGGTGATCTAACTGCTTCGTATTACCAATACTATCAATCTTACTTACAACATTCTGATCCTAATCCTACCTCTAATTCCAGCGATCTTCAAGCATCGGCCCCACCCTTCTCCTCCGACTACCAATCTTATTCCTCTCCATATTCTTCATATTCTCAATATTCTGATAATGTCTCCGGTCACCCTCCTACAGCCCCCACATGCCCCCCAAACCCTAATTTTCAGCCTTCCGAGCTTTCTTCTCAATCTTCACTTTCTAATCATTTTCAACCATATGACCAGAATCAGACGTCCCACGTTTATGATCCTCCGTACCCTGTTCATAATTCCAATATGAATTCATTATTTCCGGGTAATTCGTATTCAACTTCAGCCGGCCAAGCCAGCACTTTAATGCCGCCCAACCATGGGGGTGGCATGAAATTTGACGGTCGGGGAGGTTATTTTGATGAAAGTGGTAGTCATGCCGGGTTTCGCAGTGATGGGTATGGTGGCGGCGTTTATGCTTATGATGGTAGTAAGATGGAGCCTTATGGTGGTCGAGGAAGTGGGCCTGAGCCATCTATGAAGACGGCCTTTGATGATTATGGGAGACCCATAAGCCTTTTGAATGCGAATGTCGAGGTGGGATCAGGACCGGTGAATAAGATTGTGAAAGCCACACCAAAAATCGAGGTTCAGAACGATACGAAGAGTGGGGTGCAGAAGTTTCGTGTCAAGCTTTTGGCGGAAGCTGGAGGGCAGAGCAACATGGATGTTCTTTGCCAG ATTGGTTTGGATGGGATTCGAATGCTTGATCCTCCCAGTGGGCGAACATTGAGAATATACCCACTTGAGATGTTGACAAAATGGGAA gtATTGGATTCATCCATCTTTGCTTTCTGGGCTAAAAGCTCCATTGACATTGAACCAAGACGTATCAGGCTGCAGTCAAACAACTATACTGTGAACATCATTCTGGACACTCTGACAGCAGCATCAGTTCAG CTCAATGAGATGGATACAAGGAACAATTCTTCTGACTCTTTCAAGGTCTCTGAGCAATATGCAGACAGAAAAAGAGGCTTTTCTGATTGGATAAACATGATGAAGTCTAGCAATGAGGAGAAGGATCATTGg GTCCCTGATGAAGCAGTTACTGAATGTACAGCTTGTTGCATAGATTTTGGACCTTTTGTGCGAAAG CATCACTGCAGGAACTGTGGGGATATTTTCTGTGACAAGTGTACTCAAGGTAGAATTGCCCTCACTGCAGAGGAGGGTGCTCAACCAGTTCGAGTTTGTGACCAATGCATG GCGGAAGTAACCCAAAGACTAAGTAGCACAAGTGAAGCTGCTCACAGAATTTCTGGATTACAGAGACATGAAGATCTTGCAAAAAAGCTTCAG GAGGAGATGGACAGAAAATGCAAGACATCATCAG GTTTGAAGTCTGATGGATCTGGGATGCAGATGAGGGAGGTTGCCTGTCCAACTTGCACAGTCCATTTGCAG GTCCAGGTTCCGACCTCTGGTTCAGAGACCATAGAGTGTAGTGTTTGCCAGCATCCATTTCTTGTGACTGCTTAA
- the LOC117912297 gene encoding F-box protein At4g35930, whose translation MGKVSPKERGMKTPKQKRRQRNSSNKYLRPGALAQLRYSKAATKSCTDLVKKQVAVLDSKKADSDIALGGEAIDESLPIASPEKFGFSPVIGQLKQSSLMGTPRTPRFDECESESKLESLPMDLLVKILCHLHHDQLRAVFHVSQRIRKAVLLARQFHFNYTTPDRSRQEMLRTMTPLPTEHWPFVSKGDGKGVFLASPHTPKAPRHGPRPPSRLKVTEMRQIAAVLFQESALPSRCMVPSILPKPLCKSLASNRVLFYEDELCQAVAQNKLL comes from the exons ATGGGGAAAGTATCTCCAAAGGAGAGGGGAATGAAGACTCCGAAGCAGAAAAGGCGACAGAGGAATTCAAGCAACAAGTACCTCAGGCCGGGAGCTCTCGCCCAGCTACGGTATAGTAAGGCTGCGACAAAGTCATGTACCGACCTTGTAAAGAAACAAGTGGCGGTGTTGGATTCCAAGAAGGCAGATAGTGATATTGCACTGGGAGGTGAGGCTATTGATGAAAGCCTTCCGATTGCATCTCCTGAGAAGTTTGGATTTTCACCTGTGATCGGGCAGCTTAAACAGAGTAGTTTGATGGGAACGCCAAGGACTCCTAGGTTCGATGAGTGTGAATCCGAGTCAAAGCTGGAGTCTCTTCCTATGGATTTATTG GTTAAAATACTATGTCACCTGCACCATGACCAATTGAGGGCTGTTTTTCATGTCTCACAGAGGATTAGGAAGGCA GTTTTGCTTGCTAGGCAATTCCACTTCAATTACACAACCCCAGACCGCTCACGACAGGAGATGTTAAGGACAATGACTCCACTCCCAACAGAGCACTGGCCTTTTGTAAG TAAGGGAGATGGAAAGGGTGTCTTTCTGGCTAGTCCACATACCCCAAAAGCACCAAGGCATGGTCCCCGGCCACCTTCTCGCTTGAAAGTTACTGAGATGCGGCAGATTGCTGCTGTTCTCTTCCAGGAGTCAGCATTACCTTCAAGATGCATGGTTCCATCAATTTTACCAAAGCCCCTCTGCAAGTCCTTGGCATCTAATCGAGTTCTATTCTATGAGGACGAGTTGTGTCAGGCTGTTGCTCAGAATAAGCTTCTCTAA